One Cervus canadensis isolate Bull #8, Minnesota chromosome 12, ASM1932006v1, whole genome shotgun sequence DNA window includes the following coding sequences:
- the ARC gene encoding activity-regulated cytoskeleton-associated protein → MELDHRTTGGLHAYPAPRGGPAAKPNVILQIGKCRAEMLEHVRRTHRHLLTEVSKQVERELKGLHRSVGKLESNLDGYVPTGDSQRWKKSIKACLSRCQETIANLERWVKREMHVWREVFYRLERWADRLESAGGKYPVGSDPARHTVSVGVGGPESYCQEADNYDYTVSPYAITPPPAAGQLPGQEEVEAQQYPPWAPGEDGQLSPGVDTQVFEDPREFLRHLEDYLRQVGGSEEYWLSQIQNHMNGPAKKWWEYKQGSVKNWVEFKKEFLQYSEGTLSREAIQRELDLPQKQGEPLDQFLWRKRDLYQTLYVDAEEEEIIQYVVGTLQPKLKRFLRPPLPKTLEQLIQKGMEVQDGLEQAAEPAAEEAEALTPALTNESVASDRTQPE, encoded by the coding sequence ATGGAGTTGGACCACAGGACGACCGGCGGCCTCCACGCCTACCCCGCGCCCCGCGGCGGGCCGGCCGCCAAGCCCAACGTGATCCTGCAGATCGGTAAGTGCCGGGCGGAGATGCTCGAGCACGTGCGGAGGACCCACCGGCACCTGCTCACCGAGGTGTCCAAGCAAGTGGAGCGGGAGCTGAAGGGGCTGCACCGGTCCGTGGGCAAGCTGGAGAGCAACCTGGACGGGTACGTGCCCACCGGCGACTCGCAGCGCTGGAAGAAGTCCATCAAGGCCTGCCTGAGCCGCTGCCAGGAGACCATCGCCAACCTGGAGCGCTGGGTCAAGCGGGAGATGCACGTGTGGCGGGAGGTCTTCTACCGGCTGGAGAGGTGGGCCGACCGCCTGGAGTCCGCGGGCGGCAAGTACCCGGTGGGCAGCGACCCAGCGCGCCACACCGTCTCCGTGGGCGTAGGGGGTCCCGAGAGCTACTGCCAGGAGGCGGACAACTACGACTACACTGTCAGCCCCTATGCCATCACTCCCCCGCCGGCCGCCGGCCAGCTGCCGGGGCAGGAGGAAGTGGAAGCCCAGCAGTACCCGCCCTGGGCGCCGGGGGAGGACGGGCAGCTGAGCCCCGGCGTGGACACGCAGGTCTTCGAGGACCCGCGGGAGTTCCTCCGCCACCTGGAGGACTATCTGCGCCAGGTGGGCGGCTCCGAGGAGTACTGGCTGTCTCAGATCCAGAACCACATGAACGGGCCGGCCAAGAAGTGGTGGGAGTACAAGCAGGGCTCCGTGAAGAACTGGGTGGAGTTCAAGAAGGAGTTCCTGCAGTACAGTGAAGGCACGCTGTCCCGGGAGGCTATCCAGAGGGAGCTGGACCTGCCGCAGAAGCAGGGCGAGCCGCTGGACCAGTTCCTGTGGCGCAAACGGGACCTGTACCAGACGCTGTACGTGGACGCCGAGGAGGAGGAGATCATCCAGTACGTGGTGGGCACGCTGCAGCCCAAGCTCAAGCGCTTCCTGCGGCCCCCACTGCCCAAGACCCTGGAGCAGCTCATCCAGAAGGGCATGGAGGTGCAGGATGGCCTGGAGCAGGCAGCCGAGCCCGCCGCGGAGGAGGCCGAGGCCCTCACGCCTGCCCTCACCAACGAGTCTGTAGCCAGCGACCGGACTCAGCCCGAGTAG
- the JRK gene encoding jerky protein homolog produces MASKPVAGRGPGEKRKRVVLTLKEKMDICRRLEKGESRRALMQEYNVGMSTLYDIRAHKAQLLRFFASSDSDKALAQRRTLHTPKLEHLDRVLYEWFLVKRSEGVPVSGPMLIEKAKDFYEQMQLTEPCVFSGGWLWRFKARHGIKKLDASSEKQAADQQAAEQFCGFFRSLTAEHGLSPEQVYNADETGLFWRCSHSPNPEGGPAPGPTQSKDRLTVLMCANATGSHRIKPLVVGKWGGPKAVQGLQHLPVAYKAQGSAWVDKEIFSDWFHHIFVPAVKEHFRAVALPEGSKAILLLDGSRAHPHEAELASENVFTIFLPASVTALLQPMDQGIRRDFMRNFVTPRGRLQALAPRCSVHDAVLDVACAWDAVPGAVLSRAWRKLWPEAALVEGSSSEEEPERLRTKPPDQAFAHTPGLAAGAPAHLGSAASGSPELAEAGGADRVAWEQAAVSFDAVVRFAEAQPCFSAQELGQLRSLRSVFSRRWQAQRCGAPAAAVKLEAPWERPGPRGTQPRSPLPSSSTAGEA; encoded by the coding sequence ATGGCCTCCAAGCCGGTTGCCGGGCGGGGCCCTGGGGAGAAGCGCAAGAGGGTGGTGCTGACCCTGAAGGAGAAGATGGACATCTGCCGGCGCCTGGAGAAGGGCGAGAGCAGGCGGGCACTGATGCAGGAGTACAACGTGGGCATGTCCACCCTGTACGACATCAGGGCCCACAAAGCCCAGCTGCTCCGCTTCTTCGCCAGCTCCGACTCGGACAAGGCGCTGGCGCAGCGCCGCACCCTGCACACGCCCAAGCTTGAGCACCTGGACCGCGTGCTCTACGAGTGGTTCCTGGTGAAGCGGTCCGAGGGCGTGCCTGTCTCCGGCCCCATGCTCATCGAAAAGGCCAAGGACTTCTATGAGCAGATGCAGCTGACCGAGCCCTGCGTGTTTTCTGGCGGCTGGCTCTGGCGCTTTAAGGCCAGACATGGCATCAAGAAGCTGGATGCATCCAGCGAGAAGCAGGCGGCCGACCAGCAGGCGGCCGAGCAGTTCTGCGGGTTCTTCCGGAGCTTAACCGCGGAGCATGGCCTGTCCCCCGAGCAGGTCTACAACGCTGATGAGACTGGTCTCTTCTGGCGCTGCTCCCACAGCCCTAACCCTGAGGGCGGGCCGGCGCCCGGCCCCACGCAGAGCAAGGACCGGCTGACTGTCCTCATGTGCGCCAACGCCACAGGCTCCCACAGGATCAAGCCCTTGGTGGTTGGGAAATGGGGTGGCCCCAAGGCGGTGCAGGGCCTCCAGCACCTGCCTGTCGCGTACAAGGCCCAAGGCAGCGCCTGGGTGGACAAGGAGATTTTTTCTGACTGGTTCCATCACATCTTCGTGCCCGCAGTGAAGGAGCACTTCCGAGCCGTGGCCCTGCCAGAGGGCAGCAAGGCCATCCTCCTCCTGGATGGCTCCCGGGCGCACCCGCACGAGGCTGAGCTAGCCTCGGAGAATGTCTTCACCATCTTCCTGCCTGCCAGTGTCACTGCCCTGCTCCAGCCCATGGACCAGGGCATTCGGAGGGACTTCATGAGGAACTTCGTCACGCCCCGCGGCAGGCTGCAGGCCTTGGCTCCCCGCTGCAGCGTGCACGATGCCGTGCTTGATGTGGCCTGTGCCTGGGATGCGGTGCCGGGCGCCGTCCTCAGCCGGGCCTGGAGGAAGCTGTGGCCTGAGGCTGCACTCGTGGAGGGCTCATCCTCCGAGGAGGAGCCGGAGCGGCTCAGGACTAAGCCCCCCGACCAGGCCTTTGCGCACACCCCCGGGCTCGCAGCAGGTGCCCCAGCCCACCTCGGGAGCGCGGCCTCAGGGAGCCCGGAGCTGGCGGAGGCTGGAGGGGCAGACAGGGTGGCCTGGGAGCAGGCGGCGGTGTCCTTCGATGCCGTGGTGCGCTTCGCGGAGGCACAGCCCTGCTTCTCGGCGCAGGAGCTGGGCCAGCTGCGCTCGCTGCGCTCTGTGTTCAGCAGGCGGTGGCAGGCGCAGCGATGTGGGGCCCCCGCAGCCGCGGTCAAGCTTGAGGCACCCTGGGAACGGCCTGGGCCTCGCGGCACCCAGCCTCGCTCCCCGCTGCCCAGCTCGTCCACGGCCGGCGAGGCCTGA